Proteins encoded by one window of Hyphomicrobium nitrativorans NL23:
- a CDS encoding quinoprotein dehydrogenase-associated putative ABC transporter substrate-binding protein, with translation MTSVLFRFSASILAAGALMLVSASAFADDARVRLNKDYDEMTAAEKTAARTAGRDMWRTKSLATLRVCGDPGNMPLSSMQGEGFQNKMMEVVAEALGARLVHFWRPYLERGITRQTFETDDCDVLVDMPAVYRGVLTTLPVYRTAYVMAWRSDRGLDITGLDDPKLKDLKIGVYQTSAIREALKRRGHTANVTLHTVSHNGDLIPEQQPSYQLQQVLDGTLDVAAVWGPFAGWYATGKGEPITVLPVNLMDDDVPLEFDLALGVRPTNAVLKYALEFALDDKREKIEEILRSFGVPLVHCSRCVVSGDLPAHGSYTKPFDVMQAPRSAQSPDQLVNRERLEAWLAKGANVQVELANAVLASDEERIRFLVEKGGNVNTLDRQGYGALQSAARSRKDKLIPLLVELGADINGRDRDGFTALSNAAQRNHVPSIRALVERGADLELAVDGGFGPLSLAIDGGHFLAAKALIELGAKVNAVSGEDRVTPLMVAATWLAVGEAAKEIELRQGLRSTDIATALIDRGADVNAANAQGITPLMIAAARGNMAMLGVLLEAGADPDLKSHAGKKAIDIAADSLNPDAVKSIKLFQATLSGRAHQPDEAQSEKEKL, from the coding sequence GTGACGTCTGTCTTGTTCCGTTTTTCGGCTTCGATCCTTGCCGCGGGCGCGCTTATGCTCGTAAGCGCCAGCGCGTTTGCGGACGATGCGCGGGTGCGGTTGAACAAGGACTATGACGAGATGACAGCGGCCGAGAAGACGGCCGCGCGGACCGCCGGGCGCGACATGTGGCGGACCAAGTCTCTCGCGACGTTGCGCGTTTGCGGCGACCCCGGCAACATGCCGCTCTCTTCCATGCAGGGTGAAGGCTTCCAGAACAAAATGATGGAAGTGGTCGCCGAGGCGCTCGGCGCCCGGCTGGTTCACTTCTGGCGGCCCTATCTCGAAAGGGGAATCACGCGGCAGACGTTCGAGACGGACGATTGCGACGTGCTCGTGGACATGCCGGCGGTGTACCGGGGCGTGCTTACGACGCTTCCAGTTTATCGCACCGCCTATGTGATGGCCTGGCGGAGCGATCGCGGCCTCGATATCACGGGGCTCGACGATCCCAAGCTCAAAGATCTGAAGATCGGCGTTTACCAGACCTCGGCGATCCGCGAGGCACTCAAGCGCCGCGGGCATACGGCCAACGTCACCCTGCACACCGTGAGCCACAACGGCGATCTCATTCCCGAGCAGCAGCCGAGCTATCAGTTGCAGCAGGTGCTGGACGGCACGCTCGATGTGGCTGCCGTGTGGGGGCCTTTCGCGGGGTGGTATGCGACCGGCAAGGGCGAGCCGATCACCGTGCTCCCCGTCAACCTCATGGACGACGACGTGCCGCTCGAATTCGATCTGGCGCTGGGCGTGCGGCCGACGAACGCCGTGCTGAAGTATGCGCTGGAATTTGCGCTCGACGACAAGCGGGAGAAGATCGAGGAGATTTTACGCAGCTTCGGCGTGCCGCTGGTGCACTGTAGCCGCTGTGTGGTCTCTGGCGATTTGCCGGCGCACGGCTCCTACACGAAGCCGTTCGACGTGATGCAGGCGCCGAGGAGTGCCCAATCGCCGGACCAGCTCGTCAATCGCGAGCGGCTCGAAGCGTGGCTGGCCAAGGGCGCCAACGTTCAGGTGGAACTCGCGAACGCGGTGCTCGCGTCGGACGAGGAACGCATCCGCTTCCTGGTGGAGAAGGGCGGGAACGTCAATACGCTCGACCGGCAAGGCTACGGCGCGCTTCAGTCCGCGGCAAGGAGCCGGAAGGACAAGCTCATTCCGCTGCTCGTCGAACTGGGGGCGGACATCAACGGGCGCGACCGGGATGGGTTCACGGCGCTCAGCAACGCGGCGCAGCGCAACCACGTGCCGTCGATCAGGGCGCTGGTCGAGCGCGGGGCGGATCTCGAACTTGCGGTCGACGGCGGGTTCGGGCCGCTTTCGCTGGCTATCGACGGCGGGCATTTCCTTGCCGCAAAGGCGTTGATCGAGCTTGGCGCGAAGGTCAACGCCGTGTCGGGCGAAGACAGGGTCACGCCGCTCATGGTTGCGGCCACGTGGCTTGCGGTGGGCGAGGCCGCGAAGGAAATCGAGCTCCGGCAGGGGCTGCGCTCCACGGACATCGCGACAGCGCTCATCGATCGCGGGGCGGATGTGAACGCGGCGAATGCGCAGGGCATCACGCCGCTCATGATTGCGGCGGCGCGCGGGAACATGGCGATGCTCGGGGTGCTGCTCGAAGCCGGTGCCGATCCGGATCTCAAGTCTCATGCCGGAAAGAAAGCGATCGACATCGCGGCCGACAGTCTCAATCCCGATGCGGTGAAATCGATCAAACTTTTCCAGGCCACCCTCTCCGGGCGCGCGCACCAGCCGGACGAGGCGCAAAGCGAAAAGGAAAAACTTTAA
- a CDS encoding c-type cytochrome, giving the protein MNKNFLALLTAAAVSTAALVSACGAADEPTTKTTASEAAETQAAAPAADAAPVQVADAGDKAEAGDKAEEAAPAAEAAAPAADGEFMTAIERVQASPKGTLKNPYTGDETAIAEGQKLYMGLSCNGCHGGGGGGGMCPPLTNEVWVYGGDDDTLFRLITLGTKDLQAEGYSRKGTEGVVGPMMAYRELIDDERKLWKIIAWIRTKWGGREERKEW; this is encoded by the coding sequence GTGAATAAGAACTTCCTTGCGCTGCTGACAGCAGCAGCGGTTTCTACCGCAGCGTTGGTGAGCGCCTGCGGCGCGGCCGACGAGCCGACGACAAAGACGACGGCCAGCGAGGCTGCGGAAACGCAAGCCGCGGCGCCGGCGGCCGACGCCGCGCCCGTTCAGGTCGCGGATGCAGGCGACAAGGCCGAGGCCGGCGACAAAGCCGAAGAGGCAGCACCTGCGGCTGAGGCCGCCGCGCCCGCAGCCGATGGCGAGTTCATGACGGCGATCGAACGGGTTCAGGCTTCTCCTAAGGGCACGCTGAAGAACCCTTATACCGGAGACGAAACGGCAATTGCCGAAGGCCAAAAGCTCTACATGGGACTGTCGTGCAACGGCTGCCACGGTGGTGGCGGCGGCGGCGGCATGTGTCCTCCGCTGACGAACGAGGTCTGGGTTTATGGTGGCGACGACGACACGTTGTTCCGCCTGATTACGCTTGGCACCAAGGACCTGCAGGCTGAGGGCTATTCCCGTAAGGGTACCGAGGGCGTTGTCGGCCCGATGATGGCCTATCGCGAACTCATCGACGACGAGCGTAAACTTTGGAAGATCATTGCCTGGATCCGCACGAAGTGGGGCGGGCGCGAAGAACGGAAGGAATGGTAG
- a CDS encoding ABC transporter substrate-binding protein, translating to MAVGPRMKSVIRVKAGLVLAAAAILTGWLAVALPVRAAPESPSEAPADALVTKIVYLSKRYPEPPPLSLLEKILDDEGVQGARLAINEINHTGRFLKQHFEIVEVVAKRDEDVLNLVRPILAEGPALILADLGPADLLALSDLPEAKTSVIFNTRSSRDELRQQDCRANIFHLMPNWAMRADALAQYLVWKKWRRWFVVYGTTPPDLEYLEAIRRAAKKFGAKIVDERVYEFDAGSRRTDSGHQQIQTQMPLLTQGASDHDVVFVADAGEAFGDYLMFRTYEPRPVVGSQGLQAVAWHRAYEQYAGTQLQNRFEKLAGRIMTERDYTAWLGARVIGEVVTRTGKNAAEDVRARILESDFEVAGFKGIGQSFRTWDHQMRQPMLISGPRALVSISPQEGFLHERFLTDTLGFDQPETQCKFEQ from the coding sequence ATGGCGGTTGGCCCGCGCATGAAATCCGTGATCCGTGTGAAGGCCGGCCTGGTTCTCGCCGCCGCCGCCATCCTGACGGGATGGCTGGCGGTGGCGCTGCCCGTCCGCGCTGCGCCGGAAAGTCCATCGGAAGCGCCGGCCGACGCGCTTGTGACCAAGATCGTCTATTTGAGCAAGCGCTATCCGGAGCCGCCGCCTCTCTCGCTGCTTGAGAAAATCCTGGACGACGAAGGCGTGCAGGGGGCGCGGCTGGCGATCAACGAGATCAACCACACCGGCCGCTTCCTGAAGCAGCATTTCGAAATCGTCGAGGTGGTGGCCAAGCGGGACGAGGATGTCCTCAATCTCGTGAGGCCGATCCTCGCCGAGGGGCCTGCACTTATCCTGGCGGATCTCGGACCTGCCGATCTCCTGGCGCTGTCCGATCTGCCGGAAGCCAAGACATCGGTTATTTTCAATACGCGCAGCAGCCGAGACGAGCTACGTCAGCAGGACTGCCGCGCGAACATCTTCCACCTGATGCCGAACTGGGCGATGCGCGCGGATGCGCTCGCTCAGTATCTGGTCTGGAAGAAGTGGCGGCGCTGGTTCGTCGTGTACGGCACGACACCGCCCGATCTCGAATATCTCGAAGCCATACGCCGTGCGGCAAAGAAGTTCGGGGCCAAGATCGTGGATGAGCGGGTGTACGAGTTCGACGCCGGATCGCGGCGCACCGATAGTGGGCATCAGCAGATTCAAACGCAGATGCCGCTCTTGACGCAGGGAGCGTCGGATCATGACGTCGTGTTCGTGGCGGACGCCGGCGAGGCGTTCGGCGATTATCTCATGTTCCGCACCTACGAGCCGCGGCCCGTGGTCGGATCTCAAGGATTGCAGGCTGTTGCCTGGCATCGCGCCTACGAGCAGTATGCGGGAACGCAGCTTCAGAACCGCTTCGAGAAACTTGCGGGCCGGATCATGACGGAGCGCGATTATACGGCTTGGCTCGGTGCGCGTGTCATCGGGGAGGTCGTGACGCGTACGGGCAAGAACGCGGCCGAAGACGTTCGCGCCAGAATTCTCGAAAGCGATTTCGAAGTGGCCGGTTTCAAGGGCATCGGTCAGTCGTTCCGTACGTGGGACCATCAGATGCGCCAGCCGATGCTGATTTCGGGTCCGCGTGCGCTGGTCTCGATCTCGCCGCAGGAGGGGTTCCTGCACGAAAGGTTTCTGACCGATACGCTTGGTTTCGATCAGCCCGAAACGCAGTGCAAGTTCGAACAATAA
- a CDS encoding PQQ-dependent catabolism-associated beta-propeller protein, which produces MTRTVVAAALAVALVSSSIPTARAETIFVSNERDNTVTVLDGKSYEIIKVIETGARPRGMVFTPDYKKLLVCAGDDNRLDVIDTETLEVVRHLDSGPDPELLDVDPQGERVYIANEDEGYVTVMEIESGKVLAEIPVGVEPEGMAVSPDNKFTVATSETTSMAHFIDNETLEVTANVLVDTRPRVAKFEPNGKLVWVTAEIGGTVAVIDPETHKIVQKFGFDIPGVRRELIQPVGVRFSDDGKRAFVALGPANRVAVVDVASYKAIDYILVGQRPWHLAMNSDRTKLYVANGLTNDMTIVDVATLKPEKSVPVGRLPWGVLVKP; this is translated from the coding sequence ATGACGCGTACCGTGGTCGCCGCGGCACTTGCCGTTGCTCTTGTCTCGTCTTCCATTCCGACGGCGAGAGCCGAGACCATCTTCGTTTCCAACGAGCGGGATAACACCGTCACGGTTCTGGACGGCAAGTCCTACGAGATCATCAAGGTGATCGAGACCGGCGCCAGGCCGCGCGGCATGGTGTTTACCCCCGATTACAAGAAGCTGCTCGTGTGTGCGGGCGACGACAACCGGCTCGACGTGATCGACACCGAGACGCTGGAAGTGGTGCGTCATCTCGATTCCGGGCCCGACCCGGAGCTGCTCGACGTCGATCCCCAGGGCGAGCGCGTCTACATCGCCAATGAGGACGAGGGCTATGTGACCGTCATGGAGATCGAGAGCGGGAAGGTGCTCGCCGAGATCCCCGTGGGTGTGGAGCCGGAAGGCATGGCCGTCTCGCCCGATAACAAGTTCACCGTCGCCACCTCGGAAACCACGAGCATGGCGCATTTTATCGACAACGAGACGCTTGAAGTGACGGCCAACGTGCTGGTCGATACGCGCCCGCGGGTCGCCAAGTTCGAGCCGAACGGAAAGCTCGTGTGGGTGACGGCCGAGATCGGCGGGACGGTTGCTGTGATCGATCCCGAGACGCACAAGATCGTGCAGAAATTCGGCTTCGACATTCCGGGTGTGCGGCGCGAGCTGATCCAGCCCGTGGGCGTGCGGTTCTCGGACGACGGCAAGCGCGCGTTCGTCGCGCTGGGGCCGGCGAACCGCGTGGCGGTGGTGGATGTCGCGAGCTACAAGGCCATCGATTACATTCTCGTGGGGCAACGTCCGTGGCATCTGGCGATGAACTCGGATCGCACAAAGCTCTATGTCGCCAACGGTCTCACCAACGACATGACGATTGTCGACGTCGCGACGTTGAAGCCTGAAAAGTCGGTTCCGGTCGGCCGCCTTCCGTGGGGCGTGCTGGTGAAGCCGTAA
- a CDS encoding PQQ-dependent dehydrogenase, methanol/ethanol family translates to MKQKLRLLTGGFLVAMLGLTGHAFANEEVEKRAADPNQWASPGRDNALTRHSPLADINAENVSKLQMVWSQSTGALRGHEGQPLFIDDVGGKPMLFFVSGCPNMAQCNIAQGLDLTDPDNPKQIWNYVKTTDRDESAVPRACCDTVNRGPAFANGKLYYGTLDGFLIALDAATGKEVWVVKHAWPEKGETSTSAPLIAENLVILGFGGDEFAARGRVTAYNLEDGAKVWECHSTGSDKDVCLTPDTNKANPHFGTYGKDLGIHTHVGDDFKIGGGAVWGWISYDPEMKLVYYSTGNPGLWSPSYRCGAKTHDECNTGEWDNKWAMTTFARKVDTGEAVWAYQMTPFDQWDYDGVNENMLVDDLDIDGKKHKALVHFDRNGFAYVHDRADGTLLRAHKYVTVDWAEKVDLETGRPIKVYEHSPFERGRNVAVCPSAMGGKDQQPCSVDPKDPSKFYCPTNNWCMELEPQERTHTQQGTVYVFANVYMYPEKPGTTGKVKKFDVVSGETDWEIPDPYPNWGGTMVTDGGLLFYGSLGGDFRAVDRKDGKVLWSRKLASGIIANPITYKVGGHQYVSVLAGIGGWIGVPVTAGLDLNDKFGAIGATAMTKATGLDKIPQAGTLFTFRVYE, encoded by the coding sequence ATGAAGCAGAAGCTTCGCCTTCTAACAGGCGGCTTCCTGGTCGCGATGCTGGGCCTGACGGGCCACGCGTTCGCGAACGAGGAAGTCGAGAAGCGCGCCGCCGACCCCAATCAGTGGGCGTCGCCGGGCCGCGACAACGCGCTTACGCGCCATAGCCCGCTCGCGGACATCAATGCCGAGAACGTCAGCAAACTGCAGATGGTCTGGTCGCAGTCGACCGGCGCTCTGCGCGGTCACGAAGGCCAGCCGCTGTTCATCGACGATGTCGGCGGCAAGCCGATGCTGTTCTTCGTCTCGGGCTGTCCGAATATGGCTCAGTGCAATATCGCACAGGGCCTCGATCTTACGGACCCCGACAATCCGAAGCAGATCTGGAACTACGTCAAGACGACGGATCGCGATGAATCGGCTGTGCCGCGCGCCTGCTGCGACACCGTCAATCGTGGTCCGGCTTTCGCCAACGGCAAGCTTTACTACGGCACGCTCGACGGCTTCCTGATCGCACTCGATGCCGCCACCGGCAAAGAAGTGTGGGTCGTGAAGCACGCCTGGCCCGAGAAGGGCGAGACGAGCACGAGCGCTCCGCTCATCGCCGAGAACCTTGTCATCCTCGGCTTCGGCGGCGACGAGTTCGCGGCTCGCGGCCGTGTCACGGCCTACAACCTCGAAGACGGTGCGAAGGTTTGGGAATGCCACTCGACAGGTTCGGACAAGGACGTGTGCCTGACGCCCGACACCAACAAGGCGAACCCGCACTTCGGCACTTACGGGAAGGATCTTGGCATCCATACGCATGTCGGCGACGATTTTAAAATCGGCGGCGGCGCGGTCTGGGGCTGGATCAGCTACGATCCCGAGATGAAGCTCGTCTATTACTCCACCGGCAACCCGGGCCTCTGGTCTCCGTCGTATCGCTGCGGCGCCAAGACCCACGACGAGTGCAACACCGGCGAGTGGGACAACAAGTGGGCGATGACGACCTTCGCTCGCAAGGTGGACACGGGCGAAGCCGTCTGGGCCTACCAGATGACCCCGTTCGACCAGTGGGACTATGACGGCGTGAACGAGAACATGCTTGTCGACGACCTCGATATCGACGGCAAGAAGCACAAGGCTCTCGTGCACTTCGATCGGAACGGTTTCGCCTATGTGCATGATCGTGCCGACGGCACGCTGCTGCGCGCGCACAAGTACGTCACCGTGGACTGGGCCGAGAAGGTCGACCTCGAAACGGGCCGTCCGATCAAGGTCTACGAACACTCGCCGTTCGAGCGTGGCCGCAACGTGGCTGTGTGCCCTTCCGCCATGGGCGGCAAGGACCAGCAGCCTTGCTCTGTGGACCCGAAGGACCCGAGCAAGTTCTACTGCCCCACCAACAACTGGTGCATGGAGCTTGAGCCGCAGGAGCGCACGCACACGCAGCAGGGCACGGTCTACGTGTTCGCCAACGTGTACATGTATCCTGAGAAGCCCGGCACGACCGGCAAGGTCAAGAAGTTCGACGTCGTGTCGGGCGAGACCGATTGGGAGATCCCCGATCCGTACCCGAACTGGGGCGGCACGATGGTCACCGACGGTGGCCTCCTGTTCTACGGCTCGCTCGGCGGCGATTTCCGCGCGGTCGACCGGAAGGACGGCAAGGTGCTCTGGAGCCGCAAGCTCGCTTCCGGCATCATCGCCAACCCGATCACCTACAAGGTGGGCGGACACCAGTACGTCTCGGTTCTCGCCGGCATCGGCGGCTGGATCGGCGTCCCCGTCACCGCAGGCCTCGATCTCAACGACAAGTTCGGTGCGATCGGCGCGACTGCGATGACCAAGGCGACGGGCCTCGACAAGATCCCGCAGGCTGGCACGTTGTTCACCTTCCGGGTCTATGAGTGA